The Candidatus Effluviviaceae Genus V sp. genomic interval GCGTTGAGGTGATCGAGCGCAACAAGGAGCAGCCGCGTACGCGGTTCGACGACGCATCGCTCCGTGAGCTCGCGGGGTCGATCGCATCGCACGGCGTGCTGCAGCCCGTCGTGGTGCGGCCGGTTCCGACCGGCGGCTATCAGCTGATCGTCGGGGAGCGACGGCTGAGGGCGGCGCGTCTGGCCGGTCTCGAGCGGATCCCCGCCATCGTCAG includes:
- a CDS encoding ParB/RepB/Spo0J family partition protein; protein product: MKRKALGRGLGALIPEAPQEENGVAVVTEISVEVIERNKEQPRTRFDDASLRELAGSIASHGVLQPVVVRPVPTGGYQLIVGERRLRAARLAGLERIPAIV